Proteins from a single region of Urocitellus parryii isolate mUroPar1 chromosome 4, mUroPar1.hap1, whole genome shotgun sequence:
- the LOC113195125 gene encoding olfactory receptor 5P55-like: protein MENCTQVTRFLLLGLTEQEGLRGILFVLFLLIYSATLIGNLGMITLIHTNPQLHTPMYFFLSVLYFINSSFSTVDTPRLLESFLISSQSISFAGCVVQMAFMTLHGTAECLLLAIMAYDRFTAICHPLLYHTIMSQRLCVLLVVATYTASVANSALLTRYIFKLPYCGPNVINHYFCDIPPVLHLAASYAYILVTICRMNSLEAQSKAFSTCASHLTVICLFYGTTTFMYAQPNSPNSMDQNKVVSVFYTVVIPMLNPLIYSLRNKDVKAALKRRCSGKLPL, encoded by the exons ATGGAGAACTGCACCCAAGTCACCCGATTCCTGCTGCTGGGGCTCACAGAGCAGGAAGGGCTCCGGGGCATCCTCTTTGTGCTCTTCCTGCTCATCTACTCAGCTACCCTCATCGGAAACCTGGGCATGATCACCCTGATCCACACCAACCCACAGCtccacacgcccatgtacttcttcctgagCGTCCTCTACTTCATAAACTCCTCCTTTTCCACCGTGGATACCCCCAGGCTGCTAGAGAGCTTCCTCATCTCAAGCCAGTCCATCTCCTTTGCAGGCTGTGTGGTCCAAATGGCTTTCATGACTCTCCATGGCACCGCTGAGTGTCTGCTCCTGGCCATTATGGCCTATGACCGATTCACTGCCATCTGCCACCCTCTCCTCTACCACACCATTATGTCCCAACGTCTATGTGTCCTACTGGTGGTGGCCACCTATACTGCTTCTGTTGCCAATTCAGCTTTGCTAACGAGGTACATCTTTAAGCTGCCCTACTGTGGCCCCAATGTCATTAACCATTATTTCTGTGACATCCCCCCTGTGCTCCATCTGGC GGCCTCCTATGCCTACATCCTGGTGACCATCTGCAGGATGAATTCCCTGGAGGCACAGAGCAAAGCATTctccacctgtgcctcccaccTCACCGTCATCTGCCTGTTCTATGGCACCACCACCTTCATGTATGCTCAGCCGAACTCTCCCAATTCCATGGACCAAAACAAGGTGGTGTCTGTCTTCTACACTGTGGTCATCCCCATGCTGAACCCTCTgatctacagtctgaggaacaaggacGTGAAAGCGGCTTTAAAGAGGAGATGTTCTGGCAAACTGCCTTTGTAA